A genomic window from Paenibacillus sp. FSL K6-0276 includes:
- the mqnC gene encoding cyclic dehypoxanthinyl futalosine synthase, protein MSAIDLILDKALRGERLQLEDTIRLFESNEIEKMGAAANTIMERWHPDPMATFVIGRNINYTNVCDVYCRFCAFYRRPGSDEGYVLPDETIYQKIAETIAVNGTEILMQGGTNPNLPFSYYTDILRGIKQRFPEITMHSFSPAEIMKMKEVSGLSLEEVVREIHAAGLDSLPGGGAEILDDRTRRKISRLKGSWREWMDVMQTAHKVGMNTTATMVIGLGESMEERALHLLRVREAQDECIANKYDSEGFLAFISWTFQPDNTNLKLDRQSPEEYLKTVAISRLVLDNIKNFQSSWVTMGPEVGKLSLQYGCNDFGSTMIEENVVSSAGATYKVNIESITQLIREAGKIPAQRNTRYDILRVFDDANAKIDNDFIMQN, encoded by the coding sequence ATGAGTGCGATAGATCTTATTTTGGACAAAGCCCTAAGGGGTGAACGTCTCCAATTGGAAGATACCATCCGACTGTTCGAGAGCAACGAAATTGAGAAAATGGGTGCTGCTGCAAACACCATAATGGAACGCTGGCATCCGGACCCGATGGCCACGTTTGTAATTGGTCGTAATATTAACTATACGAATGTATGTGATGTCTACTGTCGTTTCTGCGCATTTTATCGCAGACCGGGATCGGATGAGGGCTATGTACTGCCGGATGAGACGATCTACCAAAAAATCGCTGAGACCATTGCTGTAAATGGTACAGAAATACTGATGCAAGGCGGAACGAACCCTAATCTTCCTTTCAGTTATTATACAGATATACTGCGTGGAATTAAGCAACGGTTCCCTGAGATTACAATGCATTCCTTCTCACCAGCGGAGATTATGAAGATGAAAGAGGTATCTGGATTATCCCTTGAAGAAGTGGTTCGTGAAATCCATGCTGCTGGTCTGGACTCATTGCCAGGTGGCGGCGCTGAAATTCTCGATGACCGTACACGTCGCAAAATCAGCCGACTTAAAGGCTCGTGGCGCGAGTGGATGGATGTAATGCAGACGGCACATAAGGTTGGTATGAATACGACAGCTACGATGGTAATTGGACTTGGTGAGAGCATGGAGGAGCGGGCACTGCACTTACTACGTGTGCGCGAAGCTCAGGACGAGTGTATTGCCAACAAATATGATTCAGAGGGCTTCCTGGCCTTTATCTCTTGGACTTTCCAACCGGACAATACTAACCTGAAGTTGGATAGACAATCGCCTGAGGAATATCTGAAGACGGTAGCCATTAGTCGTCTTGTTCTAGACAACATCAAGAACTTCCAGTCCTCTTGGGTAACTATGGGGCCAGAAGTTGGTAAGCTTTCCCTTCAATATGGCTGCAACGATTTCGGCAGTACAATGATTGAAGAGAACGTAGTATCTTCTGCGGGCGCGACTTACAAGGTCAACATCGAGTCCATTACCCAATTGATTCGAGAAGCAGGCAAAATCCCTGCTCAACGAAATACGCGCTACGATATTCTGCGGGTGTTCGATGACGCTAATGCGAAGATTGATAATGATTTCATCATGCAGAACTAA
- a CDS encoding SPFH domain-containing protein yields MKEKTLRPVSGFWVIALIAVCLGGGIYGAVQEYVAVSVILFVVAAVLCTSITVVQPNQSVVVTFFGKYVGTITTSGLFAVIPFSVRKTVSLRVRNFNSVKLKVNDVEGNPIEIAAVIVFKVINSAKALFDVDKYMAFVEIQSETALRHVASKYPYDNFNESGMSLRANADEIAKELATELQDRLSLSGVEVIEARLTHLAYSTEIASTMLQRQQASAILSARQIIVEGAVGMVDMAIKQLKESGVVELDEERKAAMINNLMVAIVSERGASPVINAGSLY; encoded by the coding sequence ATGAAGGAGAAGACGCTTCGTCCTGTCAGCGGATTTTGGGTTATTGCATTGATTGCAGTTTGTTTGGGTGGTGGAATCTATGGTGCTGTTCAGGAGTATGTTGCAGTATCGGTCATTCTGTTCGTTGTAGCGGCGGTGCTATGTACGAGTATAACGGTTGTACAACCCAATCAGTCAGTTGTAGTCACCTTTTTCGGCAAATATGTAGGGACTATTACTACGAGTGGATTATTCGCAGTCATTCCGTTTAGCGTACGCAAGACGGTTTCCCTACGAGTTCGTAACTTTAACAGTGTGAAGCTCAAGGTCAATGATGTCGAAGGTAATCCGATTGAAATTGCTGCAGTTATCGTCTTCAAGGTGATTAACTCCGCTAAAGCCCTTTTTGATGTAGATAAATATATGGCTTTTGTAGAGATTCAGAGTGAAACAGCGCTGCGTCATGTAGCTAGCAAATACCCTTATGATAACTTCAATGAATCTGGCATGTCCCTGCGTGCCAATGCAGATGAAATTGCTAAAGAGTTAGCGACTGAGCTCCAAGATCGCTTGTCCTTATCTGGTGTAGAAGTCATTGAAGCCCGGCTTACACACTTGGCTTATTCAACAGAGATTGCCAGCACAATGTTGCAGCGGCAGCAAGCATCTGCCATTCTGTCTGCTCGTCAAATCATTGTAGAAGGTGCAGTTGGCATGGTCGATATGGCGATTAAACAGCTTAAAGAGAGCGGCGTTGTGGAACTTGACGAGGAACGTAAAGCGGCGATGATCAATAATCTGATGGTGGCGATCGTGTCGGAGCGCGGAGCGAGTCCGGTCATCAACGCCGGCTCGTTGTATTAA
- a CDS encoding toxin-antitoxin system HicB family antitoxin encodes MAAKKSFPLRIDPDLHEALERWAGEEFRSVNGHIEYLLRESLKRAGRLPERKRREE; translated from the coding sequence ATGGCGGCCAAGAAAAGCTTTCCATTGCGGATCGATCCGGATCTGCATGAGGCGTTGGAACGTTGGGCGGGAGAGGAATTTCGCAGTGTAAACGGACATATCGAATACTTGCTGCGTGAGTCTTTGAAACGTGCAGGCCGCTTACCTGAAAGGAAACGCCGAGAAGAGTAA
- the thrS gene encoding threonine--tRNA ligase has translation MVSIKLPDGSVREYAEGSNIDDVAASISSGLRKNAVAGKLNGIVVDLSTPLEEGALIEIVTLDSAEGLEVIRHSTAHLMAQAVRRLYGTKEVKLGVGPVIEDGFYYDMDLEHPLNPEDLLKIEKEMDRIISENLPIVRKEVSRKEALEIFGELGDPYKLELIEALPEDSVITIYEQGEFFDLCRGPHVPSTSKIKVFKLMNVAGAYWRGDSKNKMLQRVYGTAWIKKAQLDEHLRLLEEAKKRDHRKLGKELEIFTFNQLVGQGLPIWLPKGAKLRSILERYIVDLEASLGYQHVYTPVLGNVELYKTSGHWEHYQEDMFPKMTIDNEEFVLRPMNCPHHMMIYKSSMHSYRDLPIRIAELGIQHRYEMSGALTGLHRVRSMTLNDSHIFCRLDQIKSEFIRVIELIKQVYSDFGINDYRFRLSYRDPKDTEKYYANDEMWETAQRMLREVVEEAGLPFYEAEGEAAFYGPKLDVQIKTVLGKEETLSTVQIDFLLPERFELEYIGDDGQKHRPVVLHRGILGTMERFVAFLLENFAGSLPLWLSPQQVKVIPVSTAFDDYAKEVTDKLRRRGISAEADLRNEKLGYKIREAQLEKMPYMFVVGENEMNAETVSIRKRGEGDIGAKPLQEVIELLAQEIADRVIS, from the coding sequence ATGGTAAGTATTAAACTTCCGGACGGCTCCGTTCGGGAATACGCAGAAGGTAGTAATATTGATGATGTAGCGGCTTCTATTAGTAGTGGACTTCGCAAAAACGCGGTAGCAGGGAAATTAAACGGTATTGTCGTGGATCTGTCTACTCCGCTTGAGGAAGGCGCATTGATAGAGATCGTAACTTTGGATTCGGCTGAAGGCTTGGAAGTTATACGTCACAGTACTGCCCACTTGATGGCACAAGCTGTAAGACGTTTGTACGGAACGAAGGAAGTTAAGCTTGGTGTAGGTCCGGTTATCGAAGATGGCTTCTACTACGATATGGATTTGGAGCATCCGCTTAATCCAGAAGATTTGTTAAAGATCGAAAAGGAAATGGATCGCATTATCTCTGAGAACCTTCCAATCGTACGTAAGGAAGTTAGTCGCAAGGAAGCGCTGGAAATATTCGGTGAGCTAGGCGATCCTTACAAGCTTGAACTGATTGAAGCGTTGCCTGAAGATAGTGTGATTACGATCTATGAACAAGGCGAATTCTTCGACTTGTGCCGTGGACCACACGTGCCGTCGACTTCCAAGATCAAAGTCTTTAAATTGATGAATGTAGCGGGTGCTTACTGGCGCGGCGACAGCAAGAATAAAATGCTTCAACGCGTATACGGTACCGCTTGGATCAAAAAAGCGCAGCTCGATGAGCATCTTCGCCTGCTAGAAGAAGCGAAGAAACGCGATCACCGTAAGCTGGGTAAAGAGCTTGAAATCTTCACATTTAATCAATTGGTAGGCCAAGGCTTGCCAATCTGGTTGCCTAAGGGTGCCAAACTGCGCAGTATTCTAGAACGTTACATCGTGGATCTGGAAGCAAGTCTCGGATACCAGCATGTATATACTCCGGTTCTTGGTAATGTTGAGCTTTATAAAACTTCTGGACACTGGGAGCACTATCAAGAAGACATGTTCCCTAAAATGACTATTGATAATGAGGAATTCGTTCTTCGTCCTATGAACTGCCCGCATCACATGATGATTTATAAGAGCTCCATGCACAGCTACCGTGATCTCCCGATCCGTATTGCTGAGCTTGGTATCCAGCACCGTTATGAAATGTCGGGAGCATTGACTGGCTTACACCGTGTACGTTCAATGACTCTTAATGACTCACATATTTTCTGCCGCCTGGACCAAATTAAAAGCGAGTTCATTCGTGTAATTGAGCTGATTAAACAGGTATACAGTGACTTTGGCATTAATGACTATCGTTTCCGGTTGTCCTATCGTGATCCTAAGGATACTGAGAAATATTACGCTAATGACGAAATGTGGGAAACTGCACAGCGTATGCTGCGTGAGGTTGTAGAGGAAGCGGGTCTGCCATTCTACGAAGCAGAAGGCGAAGCTGCATTCTACGGTCCTAAGCTGGATGTACAGATCAAAACTGTATTAGGTAAAGAAGAGACTCTTTCCACAGTACAGATCGACTTCTTGCTGCCTGAACGCTTTGAACTAGAATATATCGGCGATGATGGTCAGAAGCACCGTCCAGTTGTTCTACACCGCGGTATTTTGGGAACAATGGAGCGCTTTGTTGCTTTCTTGTTAGAGAATTTTGCAGGATCACTGCCACTCTGGCTTTCACCACAGCAGGTTAAAGTTATTCCTGTATCTACTGCCTTCGACGATTATGCTAAGGAAGTTACGGACAAGTTGCGTCGCCGTGGCATCTCAGCTGAGGCAGATCTGCGCAATGAGAAACTTGGCTATAAGATTCGTGAAGCTCAGCTGGAGAAAATGCCATACATGTTCGTAGTCGGCGAGAATGAGATGAATGCTGAGACAGTTTCCATCCGTAAACGTGGGGAAGGCGATATTGGAGCTAAGCCGCTTCAAGAAGTCATTGAGCTACTGGCTCAGGAAATTGCAGACCGTGTAATCTCCTAA
- a CDS encoding 3D domain-containing protein, with the protein MNKMGIFQRFWCLFVTIVLLLTAAGIIPESKHQAVVANGTGDTLQRTDISKTLSNEVQHTQANSGSMRTKDQQAILTTGRATILFNESHASSPVIPATTKNKPAATKSPQSTKTPAIKAPTTKGNGGTGSSKSPNSVPVAAPAADQIITSMKVMATGYTAGYESTGKTSKHPEYGITYSGVKVRRDKNTVSTIAADPKVIPLGSILYIPGYGYGIVADTGSAIKGRKIDLYFATTKQVYKEWGKKSVVVQLIKRGNGTCTEVMLKKLSQAIETYNAVPQSLLEESI; encoded by the coding sequence ATGAACAAAATGGGCATATTTCAGAGGTTTTGGTGTCTTTTCGTCACAATAGTTCTACTGTTGACTGCTGCAGGTATCATTCCTGAATCAAAGCATCAAGCAGTTGTGGCTAATGGGACAGGAGACACATTACAGCGTACCGACATTAGCAAAACGCTTTCGAATGAGGTGCAACATACCCAGGCTAACTCTGGTTCAATGAGAACCAAAGATCAACAAGCTATTCTTACAACAGGCCGCGCCACAATATTGTTTAACGAGTCACATGCAAGCTCACCTGTAATACCTGCGACAACAAAAAATAAACCAGCAGCTACAAAGTCACCACAGAGCACCAAAACTCCTGCCATCAAAGCTCCAACCACCAAAGGGAACGGGGGCACTGGTTCTTCAAAATCACCGAATTCTGTTCCTGTAGCTGCGCCAGCTGCTGACCAGATTATTACTTCAATGAAAGTGATGGCGACGGGTTATACTGCGGGTTATGAATCTACAGGTAAAACATCTAAACATCCCGAATACGGAATCACCTATTCAGGTGTGAAAGTACGTAGAGATAAGAATACAGTCTCGACCATTGCTGCTGACCCTAAAGTAATACCGTTAGGGAGTATACTTTATATACCTGGCTATGGTTACGGCATAGTTGCGGATACAGGATCTGCCATTAAAGGACGGAAGATTGATCTGTATTTTGCTACTACGAAACAGGTGTATAAGGAATGGGGCAAAAAATCAGTTGTAGTTCAGCTCATTAAGCGTGGCAACGGTACATGTACGGAAGTCATGCTGAAGAAGCTCAGCCAGGCGATTGAGACTTATAATGCTGTACCGCAATCCCTGCTGGAAGAATCCATTTAA
- the liaF gene encoding cell wall-active antibiotics response protein LiaF, with protein sequence MKRRFTSQIFGGLILIGIGAMFLLRQLGYTDFSLGYVISNYWPVVLILMGMKRLLGTGDEHSKGGSSPIGGFFFLAIGVFFLGRNLDWFDISAGEFFKMFIPVMLIGGGLYVIFKPRGSVPPVPPTPPTQPDYFPSGKSSLDVEPPKPLDSTLDEQFEQKFGKPSGQRDWKINLQKDEEEDEDETGAFKSTAESRWQEKQERHERRRQERHERHARRHGEWHEEFHESGSNKESTNRSAFIGDVHMGREHFQLKNTNVSQFIGDTVLDLTNAQIAYGETKINISAFIGDIKVYIPNDMDLGISVNSSSFIGDMEVLDQSRSGFMSSVQCKTPYYKEAGKKVRINVSAFIGDIKVKTVG encoded by the coding sequence ATGAAAAGAAGGTTCACTAGTCAGATTTTTGGCGGTCTGATCCTGATAGGGATTGGAGCCATGTTTCTACTCAGACAATTGGGTTACACCGATTTCAGCTTAGGTTATGTGATCTCAAACTATTGGCCTGTTGTCTTGATATTAATGGGGATGAAGCGACTTCTGGGTACAGGAGACGAACACTCAAAGGGCGGGTCTTCACCTATTGGTGGTTTTTTCTTTCTGGCGATCGGAGTGTTCTTCCTTGGACGGAATTTGGACTGGTTCGATATTTCAGCAGGGGAATTTTTCAAAATGTTCATTCCAGTCATGTTGATTGGCGGCGGACTTTATGTGATTTTTAAACCGCGAGGTTCAGTTCCACCTGTGCCACCAACTCCACCGACACAGCCTGACTACTTTCCTTCAGGAAAAAGCTCACTGGACGTGGAACCGCCAAAACCGCTGGATTCCACACTAGATGAGCAATTCGAGCAGAAATTCGGCAAACCTTCCGGTCAACGAGACTGGAAGATTAATCTTCAAAAAGATGAAGAAGAGGATGAGGACGAAACTGGAGCTTTTAAGTCCACCGCTGAATCACGTTGGCAGGAGAAACAGGAGCGCCATGAGCGCAGACGTCAGGAACGTCATGAGCGTCACGCTAGAAGACATGGGGAATGGCATGAGGAGTTCCATGAGTCAGGGAGTAACAAAGAGTCGACCAATCGCTCTGCTTTTATCGGGGATGTCCACATGGGTCGCGAGCATTTCCAACTGAAGAATACGAATGTCTCGCAGTTTATCGGCGATACTGTCTTGGATCTGACGAATGCACAAATTGCTTATGGAGAGACTAAAATTAATATCTCCGCTTTTATAGGTGACATCAAGGTGTACATTCCAAATGATATGGATCTTGGCATCTCAGTGAACAGCAGTTCTTTTATCGGCGATATGGAAGTACTAGATCAATCACGCAGTGGATTTATGAGCAGTGTTCAATGTAAGACGCCTTATTATAAAGAAGCCGGCAAAAAAGTTCGCATTAACGTAAGTGCTTTTATAGGTGACATTAAAGTTAAAACGGTGGGTTAG
- a CDS encoding HAMP domain-containing sensor histidine kinase → MGTIISNTKWLLTLYFLLSGGVSAGLMYAGACLGYIEVEDYRMWLYLCIGIVLFTVIIGYMAGKRIQRRIDHLDLNMLQVAKGNLSVRMPESDDQSFARVYHEFNVMMDTVENKMQLLQRLGEQEVIEKEQAAESAVLEERRRMARDLHDTVSQQLFAIHMSASSLPKVLKVNEAQGQLVMDQLIAMSQMAQKQMRALIAQLRPVELEGRNLFEALEKWFPDYCRQNGLKGMKELELQGELSEAIEHQLFLIIQEAMANIVKHAEARLVSLSLREGSRQVVLSISDDGQGFEHIQQKQGSYGLTTMRERAEKLGGQVEIISRKGAGTTIRVHIPKFVQGNSELEKKSVLGTDTQDEEE, encoded by the coding sequence ATGGGGACGATCATAAGTAATACCAAATGGTTATTGACGCTCTATTTTTTGCTCAGTGGAGGAGTAAGTGCTGGGTTAATGTATGCGGGCGCCTGCCTTGGTTACATCGAAGTTGAAGATTATCGCATGTGGCTGTATCTGTGTATTGGTATCGTGTTATTCACCGTAATTATTGGCTATATGGCAGGCAAGCGGATTCAGCGCCGGATTGATCATCTGGATCTGAACATGCTGCAGGTGGCAAAAGGAAATCTTTCTGTGCGGATGCCAGAGAGTGACGACCAGTCTTTTGCGAGAGTGTATCACGAATTTAATGTCATGATGGATACGGTCGAGAACAAGATGCAGCTTCTGCAGCGATTGGGTGAACAAGAGGTTATTGAGAAGGAACAGGCAGCGGAGAGTGCGGTGTTGGAGGAAAGAAGGCGAATGGCCCGGGATTTGCATGATACGGTGAGCCAACAGCTTTTTGCCATCCACATGTCGGCTTCTTCGCTGCCTAAAGTGCTGAAGGTCAATGAAGCTCAAGGTCAATTGGTAATGGATCAGTTAATTGCAATGTCACAGATGGCACAAAAGCAGATGAGAGCGCTCATTGCACAGTTGCGACCAGTGGAGCTGGAAGGCAGGAATCTATTCGAAGCTCTGGAAAAATGGTTCCCTGACTATTGTCGCCAGAACGGTTTAAAAGGAATGAAGGAGCTTGAGCTACAAGGAGAATTATCTGAGGCAATTGAACATCAGTTATTCTTGATTATTCAGGAGGCTATGGCGAATATTGTGAAGCATGCTGAAGCTAGACTGGTAAGTCTATCGCTGCGTGAAGGGTCAAGACAGGTTGTGCTGAGTATTAGTGATGACGGTCAAGGCTTTGAACATATACAGCAAAAACAGGGTTCGTACGGTCTCACCACTATGCGCGAACGTGCGGAGAAACTGGGCGGACAAGTGGAGATTATTAGCCGTAAGGGTGCGGGAACGACCATACGCGTACATATCCCTAAGTTTGTTCAAGGGAACTCTGAGTTAGAGAAAAAGAGTGTGCTAGGAACAGATACACAGGACGAGGAGGAATAG
- a CDS encoding response regulator transcription factor: MSVIRVLLVDDHDMVRMGLKTYLMLEPTFEVIGEAANGQEALEMLRAGGHEGLPDLVLMDLMMPVMNGVETTRAVLSEFPGLKIVILTSFLEDDLVVDAIEAGAVSYVLKTVSAEELIYALQGAFRGMPVMTGDVSQALTRGIRQRTVQGDSSGLTEREKEVLLLIAEGKTNKDIGEELHISIKTVKTHVSNLLMKCELDDRTQLAIYAHRKGWAQG; encoded by the coding sequence ATGAGTGTCATAAGAGTGTTGCTCGTAGATGATCATGATATGGTACGGATGGGTCTCAAAACATATCTGATGCTGGAGCCGACGTTTGAGGTTATAGGAGAAGCAGCGAATGGACAGGAAGCGTTGGAGATGCTCCGTGCTGGTGGACATGAAGGCTTACCCGATCTCGTGCTAATGGATCTGATGATGCCTGTGATGAATGGTGTGGAGACTACTCGTGCAGTGCTGTCAGAATTTCCTGGTCTCAAAATCGTTATCTTGACGAGCTTCCTTGAGGATGACCTCGTCGTGGACGCTATAGAAGCTGGAGCAGTCAGCTACGTGCTCAAAACTGTATCAGCAGAAGAGCTGATCTACGCATTGCAAGGTGCATTCCGTGGAATGCCAGTCATGACTGGTGACGTATCACAAGCGCTAACACGTGGCATTCGCCAACGTACCGTGCAAGGCGATTCCTCCGGTTTGACGGAGCGTGAGAAGGAGGTCTTGCTACTCATTGCCGAGGGCAAGACCAATAAGGATATCGGCGAGGAGCTACATATCAGCATCAAAACGGTGAAGACGCATGTCAGCAACCTGCTGATGAAATGCGAGCTGGATGACCGTACCCAGTTGGCTATTTATGCTCATCGGAAGGGTTGGGCTCAGGGTTAG
- a CDS encoding trypsin-like peptidase domain-containing protein: MDDNKNNFNRDNGPAPDRDWDNNNHNSNNNQSSESGSSYYYSYGPFKSLNKDESNVDGSAQHYNRMEPERVEITPPQPVKPLPYNTSLRNTGYDGNGGGRGGNGGGGGGGSEGGGGWQFNKKPKSSVKTVLISFLAGMVVLSGSMFMADRGNWFTGDAATIASSGSNGTAKTTNESANTTPNTTTTSLVKGSRDVTGVVDAVGPAVVKIETLVKMGSRNGSSTRPNLSDPFSQFFFGDQYGGSGSSQNEQDSKSGSDSSSQLIPQGIGTGFIYEKSGYILTNQHVIENADVIQVTVDGVTKPYEAKLLGSSKDLDLAVLKIEGDKDFPTVALGDSDSLKVGSEVVAIGNPQGFDHTVTSGVLSAKGRSIDINEEDGSGTRNYKNLLQTDASINPGNSGGPLLNMNGQVIGMNVAVSTDSQGIGFAIAVNTIKEVVDKLEANQAIPKEPVPFIGATLMTITDEVAKQMGTDIKEGSVVADIIFKSPAYAADLRPYDIITGANGTKHATNQDLIAFIQTLKVGDKVTLNVVRDGKNMDLSVTIGNKNDFDTTTTGQSQQR, encoded by the coding sequence ATGGACGATAACAAAAACAACTTTAATCGTGACAATGGACCAGCACCAGATCGGGATTGGGACAATAATAACCATAATAGCAATAATAATCAGTCATCCGAATCAGGATCATCATACTACTATTCTTACGGACCTTTTAAATCTTTGAACAAAGATGAAAGTAACGTAGACGGAAGTGCTCAGCATTACAACCGGATGGAGCCGGAGCGGGTCGAGATTACACCTCCACAGCCCGTAAAACCACTGCCATATAACACTTCACTTCGCAATACTGGCTATGATGGTAATGGCGGTGGACGAGGTGGAAACGGCGGAGGCGGCGGAGGCGGATCTGAGGGTGGCGGTGGCTGGCAATTTAATAAAAAGCCAAAAAGCTCAGTGAAAACAGTATTGATTTCTTTCCTAGCGGGTATGGTCGTTCTCTCAGGTTCTATGTTCATGGCAGATCGAGGCAACTGGTTCACAGGGGACGCAGCAACTATTGCGAGCTCAGGATCGAATGGAACGGCGAAGACAACGAATGAGAGTGCTAATACTACACCGAATACTACTACTACATCATTGGTGAAAGGATCTCGTGATGTGACGGGTGTAGTTGATGCGGTTGGACCAGCGGTCGTCAAGATTGAGACGCTAGTAAAAATGGGTTCGCGTAATGGAAGTTCAACCAGACCGAACCTGAGTGATCCGTTCTCTCAATTTTTCTTCGGAGATCAATATGGTGGAAGTGGTTCTTCACAAAATGAGCAGGATTCTAAGTCAGGTTCAGATTCGTCATCACAGCTCATCCCTCAGGGTATAGGAACAGGCTTTATTTATGAAAAATCAGGATATATTTTGACCAACCAACACGTTATAGAAAATGCCGATGTAATCCAAGTTACAGTAGATGGCGTTACCAAACCATATGAAGCAAAATTGCTAGGCTCTAGCAAAGATCTGGATTTGGCAGTGCTGAAGATTGAAGGAGACAAGGACTTCCCTACAGTAGCACTTGGGGATTCGGATAGTCTGAAAGTAGGTTCAGAAGTGGTTGCTATCGGTAACCCACAAGGCTTCGACCATACAGTAACTTCTGGTGTTCTAAGTGCAAAAGGACGCAGCATCGATATTAACGAAGAAGATGGCAGTGGAACACGCAACTACAAAAACCTACTGCAAACTGACGCTTCTATCAACCCTGGTAATTCCGGTGGTCCACTGCTCAATATGAATGGACAGGTAATCGGTATGAACGTAGCCGTTAGCACAGATTCCCAAGGTATAGGCTTCGCTATCGCTGTAAATACGATTAAAGAAGTTGTAGATAAACTAGAAGCGAACCAAGCGATTCCAAAAGAACCAGTTCCATTCATTGGTGCAACGCTTATGACGATTACAGATGAAGTAGCTAAGCAAATGGGCACTGATATTAAAGAGGGTTCTGTAGTTGCAGATATTATCTTTAAATCGCCAGCATATGCCGCTGACCTGCGCCCTTACGATATCATTACAGGTGCAAATGGAACAAAACATGCAACAAACCAAGATCTGATCGCTTTCATTCAAACGTTAAAAGTCGGTGACAAAGTAACACTGAATGTTGTGCGCGATGGTAAAAACATGGATCTTTCCGTTACAATCGGCAACAAAAATGATTTTGATACAACGACTACTGGGCAAAGTCAGCAACGATAA
- a CDS encoding response regulator transcription factor, producing MRPNILIIDDDEKIISMLRRGLAFEGYDVKTAVNGADGLRAILSSDPDVVILDVMMPQVDGFEVCRRLREGGSNVPVLMLTAKDEIEHRVKGLDLGADDYLVKPFALEELLARVRALLRRKSEQSGGSEKAVSYEDITLDVDSREVTRAGKRLELTAKEFELLHLFMQNPKRVLSRDLIMDKIWGYDYSGESNVLEVYIAMLRQKTEEHGGKRLIQTIRGAGYILRGDN from the coding sequence ATGCGACCGAATATTCTTATTATTGATGATGATGAAAAAATTATCTCCATGCTGCGCCGAGGGTTAGCTTTTGAAGGCTACGATGTAAAGACAGCGGTGAATGGAGCTGATGGTTTACGGGCAATCTTGAGCAGTGATCCGGATGTGGTGATTTTGGATGTGATGATGCCTCAGGTAGATGGATTTGAAGTATGTCGTCGTTTGCGAGAAGGGGGCAGTAATGTGCCTGTTCTAATGCTTACAGCCAAGGATGAAATTGAGCATCGTGTGAAAGGTCTTGATCTGGGTGCGGATGATTATCTAGTGAAACCATTTGCACTGGAAGAATTACTTGCTCGGGTACGTGCATTGCTTCGGCGTAAGAGTGAACAAAGTGGAGGTAGTGAGAAAGCGGTTTCTTACGAGGATATAACCTTGGATGTGGATTCACGTGAAGTGACACGCGCCGGCAAGAGACTGGAGCTGACGGCGAAGGAATTCGAGCTGCTGCATCTCTTTATGCAGAATCCGAAACGTGTGCTTTCGCGGGATCTGATCATGGATAAAATATGGGGTTATGATTACAGCGGTGAATCTAATGTACTTGAGGTATACATAGCTATGCTACGCCAAAAGACGGAGGAGCATGGCGGTAAACGCCTCATTCAAACGATCCGGGGTGCCGGTTACATTCTAAGAGGTGACAACTAA